Proteins co-encoded in one Dreissena polymorpha isolate Duluth1 chromosome 12, UMN_Dpol_1.0, whole genome shotgun sequence genomic window:
- the LOC127852710 gene encoding uncharacterized protein LOC127852710: MFQSSHTPYCACPVAPVEPVIVATVTTSLNSEASFRVSTGSGASGSSVPESPGSGAVRRVKHTSKSSLSKQNRNSRETNVDDILGKPEIRKSRETNLDDIIAEQQLGGSISIDDLVPNHKTAGVTFEDIVEDSQAFISNKYYAQPVSPVTPTSNFQRSESARYPPKSPQLIEELKAKNFDRSKSERKAKNKGKKEKAVNGDDDQMRSPAKSDTLRSTDSASGGETLEESGRSSKEGSPTKEHPSPTKEKKKKKKFRMPSFSKNKKNKEGKESSI, from the exons ATGTTTCAATCCTCACACACCCCGTATTGTGCATGCCCTGTAGCCCCAGTGGAGCCTGTTATTGTTGCTACGGTAACGACGAGTCTCAATTCCGAGGCTTCCTTCCGGGTATCAACTGGTAGCGGCGCGTCTGGGTCTAGTGTACCCGAAAGCCCCGGGTCTGGAG CTGTGCGGAGAGTGAAACACACATCCAAGTCATCATTGTCCAAACAGAACAGAAATTCACGAGAAACCAATGTTGATGACATTCTTGGAAAACCAGAAATAAGAAAGTCTCGAGAAACTAATTTAGACGACATTATTGCCGAACAACAATTAGGTGGCAGCATCAGCATTGATGATTTGGTTCCAAATCACAAAACTGCTGGAGTGACCTTTGAGGATATAGTTGAGGATTCACAAGCGTTCATTAGTAACAAATACTATG CCCAGCCTGTTTCACCGGTCACACCCACCTCTAACTTCCAACGGTCAGAGTCCGCCAGATACCCGCCTAAATCCCCTCAAC TGATTGAAGAATTGAAAGCCAAGAACTTTGATCGCTCAAAATCCGAACGCAAAGCTAAGAATAAGGGAAAGAAAG AGAAGGCAGTAAATGGTGATGATGACCAGATGCGGTCTCCGGCCAAGTCAGACACGCTCCGCTCCACGGACAGCGCCAGCGGCGGTGAGACACTGGAGGAGTCAGGACGCAGCAGCAAAGAG GGATCCCCCACCAAGGAGCATCCATCACCGACAAaggagaagaaaaagaagaagaaatttAGAATGCCATCGTTCtcgaaaaacaagaaaaataaggAAGGCAAAGAAAGTTCAATTTGA